The following coding sequences are from one Paracoccus alcaliphilus window:
- a CDS encoding NADH-quinone oxidoreductase subunit M → MTNLLSIITFLPIVAAGILAIFLRGEDEAAQRNAKWLALIATSATFLISLFLLAGFDPSDTGFQFVEDHPWIMGLRYKMGVDGISILFVMLTTFLMPLTILSTWEVKARVKEYMIAFLVLEGLMIGVFTALDLILFYLFFEAGLIPMFLIIGIWGGANRIYAAFKFFLYTFLGSVLMLIAMIAMARVAGTTDIVALLDPARTAFPSETFRLLGLTITGGMQTLLFLAFFASFAVKMPMWPVHTWLPDAHVQAPTAGSVVLAAVLLKMGGYGFLRFSMPMFPVASDLFQPLVFWMSAIAIVYTSLVALAQSDMKKLIAYSSVAHMGYVTMGIFAANQQGVDGAIFQMLSHGFISGALFLGVGVIYDRMHTREIEAYGGLVNRMPVYALVFMFFTMANVGLPGTSGFVGEFLTLLGVFKANTWVAFVAATGVILSAGYALWLYRRVTLGALIKESLKTITDMTPREKWIFAPLIAMTLILGVYPRLVTDITGPSVEAMLVNFHDALPSEAEGLAAADASH, encoded by the coding sequence ATGACGAACCTTCTTTCCATCATCACCTTTCTGCCGATCGTCGCAGCGGGGATCCTCGCCATCTTTCTGCGCGGCGAGGATGAGGCCGCGCAGCGCAATGCCAAATGGCTGGCGCTGATCGCGACTTCGGCCACCTTCCTGATCTCGCTGTTCCTGCTGGCGGGTTTCGACCCATCCGATACCGGCTTCCAGTTCGTCGAGGATCACCCGTGGATCATGGGTCTGCGCTACAAGATGGGCGTGGACGGCATCTCGATCCTGTTCGTGATGCTGACCACCTTCCTGATGCCGCTGACCATCCTGTCCACATGGGAGGTCAAGGCCCGGGTCAAGGAATACATGATCGCCTTTCTGGTGCTGGAAGGGCTGATGATCGGCGTCTTCACGGCGCTGGACCTGATCCTGTTCTATCTGTTCTTCGAGGCCGGGCTGATCCCGATGTTCCTGATCATCGGCATCTGGGGCGGGGCGAACCGCATCTATGCGGCGTTCAAGTTCTTTCTCTATACCTTCCTCGGTTCGGTGCTGATGCTGATCGCGATGATCGCCATGGCGCGCGTGGCGGGCACAACCGATATTGTCGCGCTGCTGGACCCGGCGCGCACCGCCTTCCCGTCCGAGACCTTCCGCCTGCTGGGCCTTACCATCACCGGCGGCATGCAGACGCTGCTGTTTCTGGCCTTCTTTGCCAGTTTCGCGGTCAAGATGCCGATGTGGCCGGTCCATACATGGCTGCCCGACGCCCACGTTCAGGCCCCGACCGCCGGTTCGGTCGTGCTGGCCGCCGTGCTGCTGAAGATGGGCGGCTATGGTTTCCTGCGCTTTTCGATGCCGATGTTCCCGGTCGCGTCCGACCTGTTCCAGCCGCTGGTCTTCTGGATGTCGGCCATCGCCATCGTCTATACCTCGCTGGTGGCGCTGGCGCAGTCGGACATGAAAAAGCTGATCGCCTACAGCTCGGTGGCCCATATGGGTTACGTCACCATGGGCATCTTCGCGGCCAACCAGCAGGGCGTTGACGGGGCGATCTTCCAGATGCTGTCGCACGGCTTCATCTCGGGCGCGCTGTTTCTGGGCGTCGGCGTGATCTATGACCGCATGCACACGCGCGAGATCGAGGCATATGGCGGACTGGTCAACCGGATGCCGGTCTATGCGCTGGTCTTCATGTTCTTCACCATGGCCAATGTCGGGCTGCCGGGCACCTCGGGCTTTGTCGGCGAATTCCTGACGCTGCTGGGTGTGTTCAAGGCGAATACCTGGGTGGCCTTCGTCGCCGCGACCGGGGTGATCCTGTCGGCGGGCTATGCGCTGTGGCTGTATCGCCGGGTGACGCTGGGGGCGCTGATCAAGGAAAGCCTGAAGACCATCACCGACATGACCCCGCGCGAGAAATGGATCTTCGCGCCGCTGATCGCGATGACGCTGATCCTTGGCGTCTATCCGCGGCTGGTCACCGACATCACCGGCCCCTCGGTCGAGGCCATGCTGGTGAACTTCCACGACGCCCTGCCGTCCGAGGCCGAAGGCCTTGCCGCGGCCGACGCCAGCCATTGA
- the nuoI gene encoding NADH-quinone oxidoreductase subunit NuoI — protein MAFDIVRATKYFLMVDFIKGFGLGMRYFFAPKPTLNYPHEKGPLSPRFRGEHALRRYPNGEERCIACKLCEAICPAQAITIDAEPREDGSRRTTRYDIDMTKCIYCGFCQEACPVDAIVEGPNFEFSTETREELFYDKQKLLDNGARWEAEIARNLAIDAPYR, from the coding sequence ATGGCATTCGATATCGTTCGCGCCACCAAATACTTTCTGATGGTGGACTTCATCAAAGGCTTCGGGCTGGGGATGCGTTACTTCTTCGCGCCCAAGCCGACGCTGAACTATCCGCATGAAAAGGGGCCGCTTTCGCCTCGTTTCCGGGGTGAACACGCGCTGCGCCGCTATCCCAATGGCGAGGAACGCTGCATCGCCTGCAAGCTGTGCGAGGCGATCTGCCCCGCGCAGGCGATCACCATCGACGCCGAACCGCGCGAGGACGGATCGCGGCGGACAACGCGCTATGACATCGACATGACCAAGTGCATCTATTGCGGTTTCTGCCAAGAGGCCTGCCCGGTGGATGCCATCGTCGAGGGACCGAATTTCGAATTCTCGACCGAAACCCGCGAAGAGCTGTTCTATGACAAGCAGAAGCTGCTTGACAACGGCGCACGCTGGGAGGCCGAGATCGCCCGCAACCTTGCCATAGATGCGCCCTACAGATGA
- the nuoK gene encoding NADH-quinone oxidoreductase subunit NuoK — translation MIGLTHYLVVGAILFVTGIFGIFVNRKNVIVILMSVELILLAVNINFIAFSAHLGDLAGQVFTMFVLTVAAAEAAIGLAILVVFFRNRGTIAVEDVNVMKG, via the coding sequence ATGATAGGGCTGACACATTATCTGGTCGTGGGGGCGATCCTCTTCGTCACCGGCATTTTCGGGATCTTCGTGAACCGGAAGAATGTCATCGTCATCCTGATGTCGGTCGAGTTGATCCTTCTGGCGGTGAACATCAACTTCATCGCCTTCTCGGCCCATCTGGGCGATCTGGCGGGGCAGGTATTTACCATGTTCGTGCTGACCGTCGCCGCGGCCGAGGCCGCGATCGGGCTGGCGATCCTGGTGGTCTTCTTCCGCAACCGCGGCACCATCGCGGTTGAAGACGTCAACGTGATGAAGGGTTAA
- the nuoL gene encoding NADH-quinone oxidoreductase subunit L, whose amino-acid sequence MAQFILFAPLLAAIIAGFGWRVIGETAAQYLTTGILFAAALFSWIIFFSFDGQTQHIPVLDWVVVGDLHTEWAIRLDRLTAIMLIVVTSVSALVHLYSMGYMAHDDNFEHHEHYKARFFAYLSFFTFAMLMLVTADNLLQMFFGWEGVGLASYLLIGFYYKKPSAGAAAMKAFIVNRVGDFGFLLGMFGLFWLTGALQFDAIFAQVPQLAETQLHFLWREWNAANLLAFLLFVGAMGKSAQLFLHTWLPDAMEGPTPVSALIHAATMVTAGVFLVCRMSPLFEFAPDTKAFIVVIGASTAFFAATVGLVQNDIKRVIAYSTCSQLGYMFVAAGVGVYSVAMFHLFTHAFFKAMLFLGAGSVIHAMHHEQDMRNYGGLRKKVPLTFWAMLIGTLAITGVGIPLTHIGFAGFLSKDAVIESAYVGSSYAFWLLVIAALMTSFYSWRLMFMTFWGKPRGDHHAHEHAHESPPVMTIPLGVLAIGAIFAGMVWYGSFFGDNVQRFFAIPVAEAQHEAGAAEDHANGEAAAEAGDDHDAEGDHGTTVVTEITPGAIYMHPDNHVMHEAHGVPAWVKLSPFVAMLTGLGLAWLMYIRYPRAPAQLAAQQPALYQFLLNKWYFDEIYHVVFVRPALWLGRKLWTGGDGAVIDGAINGVAMGIIPRLTRFAGRVQSGYLFHYAFAMVLGIVGLLIWVMMRGAH is encoded by the coding sequence ATGGCGCAATTCATCCTCTTTGCCCCGCTGCTGGCGGCGATCATTGCCGGTTTCGGCTGGCGCGTGATCGGCGAGACCGCGGCGCAGTATCTGACCACCGGCATCCTGTTCGCGGCGGCGCTGTTCTCGTGGATCATCTTCTTCAGCTTTGACGGTCAGACGCAGCATATCCCGGTGCTGGACTGGGTTGTCGTCGGCGATCTGCATACCGAATGGGCGATCCGGCTGGACCGGCTGACCGCAATCATGCTGATTGTGGTGACCAGCGTCTCGGCGCTCGTTCACCTCTATTCGATGGGCTACATGGCCCATGACGACAATTTCGAGCATCACGAACATTACAAGGCGCGTTTCTTCGCCTATCTGTCCTTCTTCACCTTCGCCATGCTGATGCTGGTGACGGCGGACAACCTGTTGCAGATGTTCTTCGGCTGGGAGGGCGTGGGTCTGGCCTCTTATCTGCTGATCGGTTTCTATTACAAGAAACCGTCGGCGGGGGCTGCGGCGATGAAGGCCTTCATCGTCAACCGGGTCGGCGATTTCGGCTTTCTGCTGGGGATGTTCGGCCTGTTCTGGCTGACCGGCGCGCTGCAATTCGATGCGATCTTTGCGCAGGTGCCGCAACTGGCCGAGACGCAGCTGCATTTCCTGTGGCGCGAGTGGAACGCGGCGAACCTGCTGGCCTTCCTGCTGTTCGTGGGCGCGATGGGCAAATCGGCGCAGCTGTTCCTGCATACATGGCTGCCCGACGCGATGGAGGGTCCGACCCCGGTCTCGGCCCTGATCCACGCCGCGACGATGGTGACGGCGGGGGTGTTCCTTGTCTGCCGCATGTCGCCGCTGTTCGAATTCGCCCCCGACACCAAGGCGTTCATCGTGGTGATCGGCGCCTCGACCGCGTTTTTCGCCGCGACCGTGGGTCTGGTGCAGAACGACATCAAGCGCGTCATCGCCTATTCGACCTGTTCGCAGCTTGGCTATATGTTCGTGGCGGCGGGCGTCGGCGTCTATTCGGTGGCCATGTTCCACCTGTTCACCCATGCCTTCTTCAAGGCGATGCTGTTCCTTGGCGCCGGTTCGGTGATCCATGCGATGCATCACGAACAGGACATGCGCAACTATGGCGGTCTGCGCAAGAAGGTGCCGCTGACCTTCTGGGCGATGCTGATCGGCACGCTGGCCATTACCGGCGTCGGTATTCCGCTGACCCATATCGGTTTCGCGGGCTTCCTGTCCAAGGATGCCGTGATTGAGAGCGCCTATGTCGGCTCGTCCTATGCCTTCTGGCTGCTGGTGATCGCTGCGCTGATGACCAGCTTCTACAGCTGGCGGCTGATGTTCATGACCTTCTGGGGCAAGCCGCGCGGTGACCATCACGCGCATGAGCACGCCCATGAAAGCCCGCCGGTGATGACCATTCCGCTGGGGGTGCTGGCGATTGGTGCGATATTCGCCGGGATGGTGTGGTATGGCAGCTTCTTCGGCGACAACGTGCAGCGGTTCTTTGCGATCCCCGTGGCCGAGGCGCAGCATGAAGCCGGCGCGGCCGAGGATCACGCGAATGGGGAAGCCGCCGCCGAAGCCGGGGACGACCACGATGCCGAAGGCGATCACGGAACCACCGTCGTGACCGAGATCACGCCGGGCGCGATCTACATGCACCCCGACAACCACGTCATGCACGAGGCGCATGGCGTTCCGGCCTGGGTCAAGCTGTCGCCCTTTGTCGCGATGCTGACCGGGCTGGGGCTGGCATGGCTGATGTATATCCGCTATCCGCGGGCACCGGCGCAACTGGCGGCGCAGCAACCCGCGCTGTATCAGTTCCTGCTGAACAAGTGGTATTTCGACGAGATCTATCACGTCGTCTTTGTCCGTCCGGCGCTGTGGCTGGGCCGCAAGCTGTGGACGGGCGGTGACGGAGCCGTTATCGACGGCGCCATCAACGGGGTGGCCATGGGAATCATCCCGCGCCTGACCCGTTTCGCCGGGCGGGTGCAGTCGGGCTATCTGTTCCATTACGCCTTCGCGATGGTTCTGGGCATCGTGGGCTTGCTGATCTGGGTGATGATGCGGGGCGCGCACTGA
- a CDS encoding carboxymuconolactone decarboxylase family protein has translation MSDALQKMFRQMLQSGQEMARAFNPALENVDTKAFEKLIPTMPSDMLEMWFGKTFNRDGLDARTRLLVTIAALTVQGAFAEPQLRLTIRHALAAGATQREIAEVIYQMGMFGGIPAMQKALEVAQGVFTESEGDETS, from the coding sequence ATGAGTGACGCGCTGCAAAAGATGTTCCGGCAGATGCTGCAATCGGGGCAGGAGATGGCGCGCGCCTTCAATCCGGCGCTGGAGAATGTCGATACCAAGGCATTCGAGAAGCTGATCCCGACCATGCCCTCGGACATGCTGGAAATGTGGTTCGGCAAGACCTTCAACCGCGATGGTCTGGACGCGCGGACGCGGCTGCTGGTGACCATCGCCGCGCTGACCGTGCAGGGCGCCTTTGCCGAGCCGCAGCTGCGCCTGACCATCCGCCACGCGCTGGCCGCCGGCGCGACCCAGCGCGAGATCGCCGAGGTGATCTATCAGATGGGGATGTTCGGCGGTATTCCGGCCATGCAGAAGGCACTGGAAGTCGCGCAGGGCGTCTTTACCGAATCCGAGGGGGACGAGACCTCATGA
- the nuoN gene encoding NADH-quinone oxidoreductase subunit NuoN codes for MTALDFSTILPELLLAIYALVALMAGAYLGKDAIARQILWVTVAVLLLLAVNLGLTDRPEGVAFFGMFIDDAFARFAKVTVLIAAAAVLAMSADYMHRTKFLRFEFPILIVLAIIGMMIMVSAGDLLSLYMGLELQSLALYVVAAMRRDSVKSSEAGLKYFVLGAFSSGILLYGASLVYGFSGTTSFAGIITTIASDQMSLGVLFGMVFLMVGLAFKVSAVPFHMWTPDVYEGAPTPVAAFFATAPKVAAMALIARLLFEAFGTVPGDWGQIIAALAVMSMFLGSIAGIGQRDIKRLMAYSSIAHMGFALVGLAAGTAYGVQTMLLYMAIYAVMNVGTFAFILSLEREGRPVTDLASLNQLGKAEPLKALAVLLLMFSLAGVPPLLGFFAKFGVLAAAVDAGMAWLAVAGVIASVIGAFYYLRIVYYMYFGEEAEGVSCRMGAVQLTALLVPALVLILGAITMLGVEDAAALAAQSLVGGEVAAVVEPALGG; via the coding sequence ATGACCGCGCTCGATTTCTCGACAATCCTGCCCGAGCTTTTGCTGGCCATCTATGCGCTGGTGGCGCTGATGGCGGGGGCTTATCTGGGCAAGGATGCCATCGCCCGGCAGATCCTGTGGGTCACTGTGGCGGTGCTGCTGTTGCTGGCCGTCAACCTGGGGCTGACCGACCGGCCGGAGGGCGTGGCCTTCTTCGGCATGTTCATCGATGACGCCTTCGCCCGCTTTGCCAAGGTCACCGTGCTGATCGCCGCCGCCGCCGTTCTGGCGATGAGCGCCGATTACATGCACCGGACCAAATTCCTGCGGTTCGAGTTTCCGATCCTGATTGTTCTGGCCATCATCGGTATGATGATCATGGTGTCGGCGGGCGATCTGCTCAGCCTCTATATGGGGTTGGAACTGCAATCGCTGGCGCTGTATGTCGTGGCCGCCATGCGCCGTGACAGCGTGAAATCGTCCGAAGCGGGGCTTAAATATTTCGTTCTGGGCGCCTTCAGCTCGGGGATCCTGCTTTACGGTGCCTCGCTGGTTTACGGTTTCTCCGGCACGACCAGCTTTGCGGGCATCATCACCACCATCGCGTCGGATCAGATGTCGCTGGGGGTGCTGTTCGGCATGGTCTTCCTGATGGTCGGTCTGGCCTTCAAGGTCTCTGCCGTGCCGTTCCATATGTGGACGCCCGATGTCTATGAGGGCGCGCCGACGCCGGTCGCCGCCTTCTTTGCCACCGCGCCCAAGGTCGCCGCGATGGCGCTGATCGCGCGGCTGCTGTTCGAGGCTTTCGGCACCGTGCCGGGCGACTGGGGGCAGATCATCGCGGCGCTGGCGGTGATGTCGATGTTCCTCGGCTCCATCGCCGGGATCGGGCAGCGCGACATCAAGCGGCTGATGGCCTATTCCTCGATCGCGCATATGGGGTTTGCGCTGGTCGGGCTGGCGGCGGGAACGGCCTATGGCGTGCAGACCATGCTGCTTTACATGGCCATCTATGCGGTGATGAACGTGGGCACCTTCGCCTTCATCCTGTCGCTGGAGCGTGAGGGCCGTCCGGTCACCGATCTGGCCAGTTTGAACCAGTTGGGCAAGGCGGAACCGTTGAAGGCGCTGGCCGTGCTGCTGCTGATGTTCAGCCTTGCCGGGGTGCCGCCGCTTCTGGGCTTCTTCGCCAAGTTCGGCGTGCTGGCGGCGGCGGTCGATGCGGGCATGGCGTGGCTGGCGGTGGCGGGCGTTATCGCCTCGGTCATCGGCGCGTTCTATTACCTGCGCATCGTCTATTACATGTATTTCGGCGAGGAAGCCGAAGGCGTGTCCTGTCGCATGGGTGCGGTGCAGCTGACCGCGCTGCTGGTGCCCGCGCTGGTGCTGATCCTTGGCGCGATCACCATGCTGGGGGTCGAGGACGCGGCTGCGCTGGCCGCGCAATCGCTGGTGGGCGGAGAGGTCGCCGCCGTGGTCGAGCCTGCGCTGGGTGGCTGA
- a CDS encoding NADH-quinone oxidoreductase subunit J, producing MITFAFYLFAISVCVSGFMVVLARNPVHSVLWLILSFVSAAGLFVLAGAEFVAMLLVVVYVGAVAVLFLFVVMMLDVDFAKLKGELVRYLPLAGLIAIVLLAQLGIAFGVWETSHLAESLRTAPISDQVYNTSALGMLLYDRYLLAFQLAGLILLVAMIGAITLTMRHRRDIKRQDVLEQMYRDPAKAMELRNVKPGQGL from the coding sequence ATGATTACCTTTGCATTCTACCTGTTCGCGATCTCGGTCTGCGTCTCGGGCTTCATGGTCGTGCTGGCGCGCAACCCGGTCCATTCGGTGCTGTGGCTGATCCTGTCCTTCGTGTCGGCGGCGGGCCTGTTCGTGCTGGCGGGGGCGGAATTCGTCGCCATGCTGCTGGTCGTGGTCTATGTCGGCGCGGTGGCGGTGCTGTTCCTGTTCGTCGTGATGATGCTGGATGTCGATTTCGCCAAGCTGAAGGGCGAGCTGGTGCGCTATCTACCGCTGGCCGGGCTGATCGCCATCGTGCTGCTGGCGCAGCTGGGCATTGCCTTCGGCGTCTGGGAAACCTCGCATCTGGCGGAAAGCCTGCGGACCGCGCCGATCTCGGATCAGGTCTATAACACCTCGGCGCTGGGGATGCTGCTGTATGACCGCTATCTGCTGGCCTTCCAGTTGGCGGGGCTGATCCTGCTGGTGGCAATGATCGGCGCGATCACCCTGACCATGCGGCACCGCCGCGACATCAAGCGGCAGGACGTGCTGGAGCAGATGTATCGCGATCCCGCCAAGGCGATGGAATTGCGCAACGTCAAGCCGGGGCAGGGGCTTTGA
- the nuoH gene encoding NADH-quinone oxidoreductase subunit NuoH: protein MAEFWASSWGITLIMLLQGLAIIAFVMLSLVYMVYGDRKIWAAVQMRRGPNVVGPWGLLQTFADALKYVVKEVVVPAGADKFVFFLAPFLSMTLALLAFVAIPFAPGWVMADINVGILFIFAVSSLEVYGVIMGGWASNSKYPFLGGLRSAAQMISYEVSLGLIIIGIIISTGSMNLTAIVEAQRGAGLLSWYWLPHLPMVVLFFVSALAETNRPPFDLPEAESELVAGFMVEYSSTPYLLFMAGEYIAMWLMCALISLLFFGGWLSPIPGIPDGALWMFIKMVFWFFMFAMVKAIVPRYRYDQLMRIGWKVFLPLSLAWVVIVAFLAKYQVLGGFWTRWAGV from the coding sequence ATGGCTGAATTCTGGGCATCCTCATGGGGCATCACGCTGATCATGCTGTTGCAGGGTCTGGCGATCATTGCCTTCGTGATGCTGTCGCTGGTCTATATGGTCTATGGCGACCGCAAGATCTGGGCCGCCGTGCAGATGCGTCGCGGCCCCAACGTGGTCGGGCCGTGGGGGTTGCTGCAAACCTTCGCCGATGCGCTGAAATATGTCGTCAAGGAAGTCGTGGTGCCCGCCGGTGCCGACAAGTTCGTGTTCTTCCTTGCCCCCTTCCTGTCGATGACGCTGGCCCTGCTGGCCTTCGTGGCGATTCCCTTCGCGCCGGGCTGGGTGATGGCCGATATCAACGTCGGCATCCTGTTCATCTTCGCCGTCTCCTCGCTGGAGGTGTATGGCGTGATCATGGGCGGTTGGGCGTCGAACTCGAAATATCCGTTCCTCGGCGGGCTGCGCTCTGCCGCGCAGATGATCTCCTACGAGGTCAGTCTGGGCCTCATCATCATCGGCATCATCATCTCGACCGGCTCGATGAACCTGACCGCTATTGTCGAGGCGCAGCGCGGCGCGGGCCTGCTGTCGTGGTACTGGCTGCCGCATCTGCCGATGGTGGTGCTGTTCTTCGTTTCGGCGCTGGCCGAGACCAACCGCCCGCCCTTCGACCTGCCCGAGGCTGAATCGGAACTGGTCGCGGGCTTCATGGTCGAATATTCCTCGACCCCCTATCTGCTGTTCATGGCCGGCGAATATATCGCCATGTGGCTGATGTGCGCGCTGATTTCGCTGCTGTTCTTCGGCGGCTGGCTGTCGCCCATCCCCGGTATCCCCGACGGGGCGCTGTGGATGTTCATCAAGATGGTGTTCTGGTTCTTCATGTTCGCGATGGTGAAGGCGATCGTGCCGCGCTATCGCTATGACCAGTTGATGCGGATCGGCTGGAAGGTGTTCCTGCCGCTGTCGCTGGCCTGGGTCGTGATCGTGGCGTTCCTTGCGAAATACCAGGTGCTTGGCGGGTTCTGGACCCGTTGGGCAGGAGTGTAA
- a CDS encoding DUF5333 domain-containing protein yields the protein MIRKTLTAFAAVAALASPAAALEPLSQERHINDSLIQARVADVLRRGCPTLNARMVRAFNEARKLKRYARDKGYSETQIDAFLDDREERQRIYREADRYMVANGVVNGEPETFCRLGQQEIARKTIAGSLLVAR from the coding sequence ATGATCCGCAAGACCCTGACCGCCTTTGCCGCCGTTGCCGCGCTGGCTTCTCCTGCCGCCGCGCTGGAGCCGCTGTCGCAGGAACGCCATATCAATGACAGCCTGATTCAGGCGCGTGTGGCCGATGTGCTGCGCCGGGGCTGCCCGACGCTGAACGCCCGCATGGTCCGCGCCTTCAACGAGGCGCGAAAGCTGAAACGCTATGCGCGGGACAAGGGTTACAGCGAGACCCAGATCGACGCCTTCCTTGATGACCGGGAAGAGCGTCAGCGCATTTATCGCGAGGCCGACCGCTATATGGTCGCCAATGGCGTCGTGAATGGCGAGCCCGAAACATTCTGCCGTCTGGGACAGCAGGAAATCGCCCGGAAGACGATCGCCGGATCGCTTCTGGTTGCCAGGTAA
- the nuoG gene encoding NADH-quinone oxidoreductase subunit NuoG, translated as MAELRTIRIDGKEIEVDPNLTLIQACEQAGVEVPRFCYHERLSIAGNCRMCLVEVVGGPPKPAASCAMQVRDLRPGPDGAPSEIRTNSPMVKKAREGVMEFLLINHPLDCPICDQGGECDLQDQAVAYGVDFSRYREPKRATEDLNLGPLVETHMTRCISCTRCVRFTTEVAGITQMGQTGRGEDSEITSYLNETLDSNLQGNIIDLCPVGALVSKPYAFTARPWELVKTESIDVMDALGSSIRVDTKGREVMRILPRNHDGVNEEWISDKTRFVWDGLRRQRLDRPYIREGGKLRPATWPEALDAAVRAMKGKKVAGLIGDLAPVEAAFSLKQLIEGLGGHVECRTDGARLPAGNRSGYVGTARIEDIDNAAMIQLIGTNPRDEAPVLNARIRKAWTHGAQVGLVGEAVDLTYDYAHVGNDRAALESLSSRAISDETREKSSIVIVGQGAIREADGEAVLAHAMKLAENSNSKLLILHTAASRVGAMDVGAVTEGGLTAAIYGAEVVFNLGADEVDVAPGAFVIYQGSHGDRGAHRADLILPAACYTEENGLFVNTEGRPQLAMRANFAPGEAKENWAILRALSAELGATLPWDSLAALRRALVAEVPHLAQIDQVAENTWQPLEVRDMGKATFVNPIRDFYLSNPIARSSPLMAELSRMQAARRAPAMAAE; from the coding sequence ATGGCCGAATTGCGGACAATCAGGATCGACGGCAAGGAAATCGAGGTTGATCCCAACCTGACACTGATCCAGGCCTGCGAGCAGGCAGGGGTCGAGGTGCCGCGCTTCTGCTATCACGAGCGGCTGTCGATTGCCGGTAACTGCCGCATGTGTCTGGTCGAGGTCGTGGGCGGCCCGCCCAAGCCCGCCGCATCCTGCGCGATGCAGGTGCGCGATCTGCGTCCCGGTCCCGACGGTGCGCCTTCGGAAATCCGCACCAACAGTCCGATGGTCAAGAAGGCCCGCGAAGGAGTGATGGAGTTCCTGCTGATCAACCACCCGCTGGATTGCCCGATCTGCGATCAGGGCGGCGAATGTGACTTGCAGGATCAGGCCGTGGCTTACGGCGTCGATTTCAGCCGCTATCGCGAGCCAAAGCGGGCGACCGAGGACCTGAACCTTGGGCCGCTGGTCGAAACCCATATGACCCGCTGCATTTCCTGCACCCGCTGCGTGCGCTTTACCACCGAGGTCGCCGGGATCACCCAGATGGGCCAGACCGGGCGCGGCGAGGACAGCGAGATCACCAGCTATCTCAATGAAACGCTGGATTCGAACCTTCAGGGCAACATCATCGACCTCTGTCCGGTCGGCGCGCTGGTCAGCAAACCCTATGCCTTCACCGCCCGCCCGTGGGAACTGGTCAAGACCGAGAGCATCGACGTGATGGACGCGCTTGGTTCCTCGATCCGCGTCGATACCAAGGGCCGCGAAGTCATGCGTATCCTGCCGCGCAACCATGACGGCGTGAACGAGGAATGGATCAGCGACAAGACCCGCTTCGTCTGGGACGGGCTGCGTCGCCAGCGGCTGGATCGGCCCTATATCCGCGAAGGTGGCAAGCTGCGCCCGGCGACATGGCCCGAGGCGCTGGACGCTGCCGTCCGTGCGATGAAGGGCAAGAAGGTGGCCGGTCTGATCGGCGATCTGGCCCCGGTCGAGGCCGCCTTCAGCCTGAAGCAACTGATCGAAGGGCTGGGCGGCCATGTCGAATGTCGCACCGATGGCGCGCGGCTGCCTGCGGGCAACCGCTCGGGCTATGTCGGCACGGCGCGGATCGAGGATATCGACAATGCCGCGATGATCCAGCTGATCGGCACCAACCCGCGCGACGAGGCGCCGGTGCTGAACGCGCGGATCCGCAAGGCATGGACCCACGGCGCGCAGGTCGGGCTGGTGGGCGAAGCGGTCGATCTGACCTATGATTACGCCCATGTCGGCAATGACCGGGCGGCGTTGGAAAGCCTGTCCTCGCGCGCAATCAGCGATGAGACCAGGGAAAAGTCCTCGATCGTCATCGTCGGGCAGGGCGCGATCCGCGAGGCCGATGGCGAGGCGGTGCTGGCCCATGCGATGAAGCTGGCCGAGAACTCGAACTCGAAACTGCTGATCCTGCATACGGCTGCCAGCCGCGTGGGCGCGATGGATGTGGGCGCCGTGACCGAGGGTGGGCTGACTGCCGCCATTTACGGTGCCGAGGTGGTCTTCAATCTGGGCGCGGACGAGGTCGATGTCGCGCCGGGTGCTTTCGTGATCTATCAGGGCAGCCATGGCGACCGGGGGGCGCATCGCGCCGATCTGATCCTGCCCGCCGCCTGCTATACGGAAGAAAACGGGCTGTTCGTGAATACCGAGGGCCGCCCGCAACTGGCCATGCGCGCCAATTTCGCGCCGGGCGAGGCCAAGGAGAACTGGGCGATCCTGCGGGCGCTGTCGGCGGAACTGGGCGCGACGCTGCCCTGGGACAGTCTGGCCGCCCTGCGCCGGGCGCTGGTCGCAGAGGTGCCGCATCTGGCGCAGATCGATCAGGTGGCCGAGAACACATGGCAACCGCTGGAGGTTCGCGACATGGGCAAGGCGACATTCGTCAACCCGATCCGTGATTTCTATCTGTCCAACCCGATTGCGCGCAGCTCTCCGCTGATGGCGGAACTGTCACGCATGCAGGCGGCGCGTCGTGCCCCTGCCATGGCCGCGGAGTAG